The following coding sequences are from one Veillonella rodentium window:
- a CDS encoding MIP family channel protein, translating to MNKYIAEFIGTMILVFFGTGTAVVTGGFTGGLGLGFLGVVAIALAFGLTIVAGAYAIGHISGCHVNPAVSIGVWLAGRMSLKDFGGYVAAQVLGAFAGTGLLSFIVRSSETLSSYGADGYGDLSAVGLSMGGAFVAETFLTFVFVLVILGVTSSEKTSSIAGLVIGATLTMVHLIGIPLTGTSVNPARALAPAVFTGGEALSQVWLFIVAPLIGGAIAAVFHRAWFSVTEEE from the coding sequence GTGAACAAGTATATTGCTGAATTTATCGGTACAATGATTTTGGTGTTTTTCGGGACCGGTACGGCCGTTGTAACAGGTGGTTTTACAGGCGGTTTAGGACTTGGATTCTTAGGTGTTGTAGCTATTGCCTTGGCGTTCGGTTTGACTATCGTCGCAGGGGCTTATGCGATTGGTCATATTTCAGGTTGTCATGTCAATCCGGCGGTGTCTATCGGTGTTTGGCTTGCCGGTCGTATGTCTTTGAAAGACTTCGGCGGCTATGTAGCGGCTCAAGTGCTTGGGGCCTTTGCCGGCACAGGTTTATTAAGCTTTATCGTTAGATCATCTGAAACCCTTTCCAGTTACGGTGCTGACGGATATGGTGACTTAAGTGCTGTCGGATTATCGATGGGCGGTGCATTTGTAGCTGAAACCTTTCTTACGTTTGTCTTCGTACTTGTTATTCTTGGTGTCACATCCAGTGAAAAAACATCTTCCATTGCGGGCCTTGTTATCGGTGCTACATTGACCATGGTTCATTTAATCGGTATTCCATTGACGGGAACATCCGTAAACCCTGCTCGCGCATTAGCTCCAGCTGTATTTACCGGCGGTGAAGCTTTATCTCAGGTATGGCTTTTTATTGTGGCGCCTCTTATCGGTGGTGCTATTGCGGCGGTTTTTCATCGCGCGTGGTTTTCCGTAACTGAAGAAGAGTAA
- a CDS encoding OmpA family protein has translation MNKKLLALMAVTAVGVSVVGATPQTQFDKGEVQVDLGASSVEAKAYGEKDSHKWNFDGGLTYALSDKTALQYGYHGLNTKSLDTDMHEVNLIQSLNKNLALYGGYARIHSHDTDGTNNIAQAGIIGKAALGSKVEVYGKAGIGTKKTTSLEAGLGYKATEDLDINAGYRYINTQADGDHNVSFQGPVVGLSYRFGGSKVATPDPAPAPAYTPAPVVQEAPKHETPKLDYYVQSIYFDSDQSTPRYDQAPNLDAALKAANKYSQDQIKLMGNADTDANPQYNINLSERRVQSVAQFLVNNGVAANRLIGVANGDAKPVATNSTSSGKAENRRVDVYIHR, from the coding sequence ATGAATAAAAAATTATTAGCTTTGATGGCTGTTACTGCCGTAGGTGTTTCTGTAGTAGGTGCAACACCTCAAACTCAATTTGACAAAGGTGAAGTCCAAGTAGATCTTGGTGCATCCAGTGTAGAAGCAAAAGCTTATGGTGAAAAAGATTCCCATAAATGGAATTTCGACGGCGGTTTAACTTATGCATTAAGTGATAAAACGGCACTTCAATATGGTTATCACGGTTTGAATACAAAAAGTCTTGATACCGACATGCATGAAGTAAATCTGATTCAATCCTTGAACAAGAACTTGGCTCTATATGGCGGTTATGCCCGGATTCATAGTCATGATACGGATGGTACAAATAATATCGCTCAAGCCGGTATAATCGGCAAAGCCGCTCTGGGTTCCAAGGTGGAAGTTTACGGTAAAGCGGGTATCGGGACTAAGAAAACGACTTCTTTGGAAGCCGGATTAGGTTACAAAGCGACTGAAGATTTAGATATTAATGCAGGGTATCGTTATATCAACACTCAAGCGGATGGTGATCATAATGTTTCCTTCCAAGGTCCTGTTGTTGGCTTGTCCTATCGTTTCGGTGGTTCTAAGGTAGCTACTCCGGACCCAGCGCCAGCTCCCGCATACACTCCGGCTCCTGTAGTACAGGAAGCTCCTAAACATGAAACCCCTAAATTGGATTACTATGTACAATCCATCTACTTTGACTCCGATCAATCCACTCCACGTTATGATCAAGCGCCTAACTTGGATGCTGCATTGAAAGCTGCAAACAAATACTCTCAGGACCAGATTAAATTGATGGGTAATGCTGATACTGATGCAAACCCTCAATATAATATCAACTTGTCTGAACGCCGTGTACAAAGCGTTGCTCAATTCTTAGTAAATAACGGCGTAGCAGCTAATCGTTTGATCGGTGTTGCTAATGGCGATGCTAAACCGGTTGCAACAAATTCAACTTCTTCCGGTAAAGCTGAAAATCGTCGTGTAGACGTATACATTCATCGCTAA
- a CDS encoding AI-2E family transporter, which produces MEKFKYYKQLVGAIILAGIMVIVALRIGDIANAIDAVLSAFVPLILGACMAFVLDILVVRYERWLWPKTKFGWRYKIRRPLSIILSFVTISLIVYFIARMAVPQLIHSMSIIVSAAPQLYADFQVWIQHITEAIPFASNQTIMDTLNGESFVKYTREWGTKGGSYIVDTMGSVLSWTLNIGLGLIFAVYMLLDKERLILQGKRMLKAYASDVWVERTTYVGNVAVKTFSNFFVGQFIDALILGVMVGVTLWLFNIEYATTIACVIGLTGLIPLLGIYIGGVMGAVMLLTVNPMDALLYVVILEVLHQIESNVIYPKVVGNSIGLPGLWVFAAVIVGASLMGVIGMLVGVPLVATCYKLLMADVEARLASNEGL; this is translated from the coding sequence ATGGAAAAATTCAAATATTATAAACAACTCGTCGGCGCTATTATACTGGCCGGCATTATGGTGATAGTGGCGCTTCGCATAGGCGACATCGCTAATGCTATTGATGCTGTACTGTCAGCTTTTGTACCCCTTATTTTAGGGGCCTGCATGGCATTCGTGTTGGACATTCTTGTCGTTCGTTATGAACGCTGGCTGTGGCCTAAAACCAAGTTTGGCTGGCGATATAAGATTCGTAGACCGTTGAGTATCATTTTATCCTTTGTGACCATCAGTCTCATTGTATATTTCATTGCTCGCATGGCTGTACCGCAATTAATTCATTCTATGTCAATTATTGTTTCGGCGGCACCACAACTTTATGCGGACTTTCAGGTGTGGATACAACATATAACAGAGGCTATTCCGTTTGCATCGAATCAAACGATTATGGACACGTTAAATGGTGAAAGCTTTGTAAAGTATACACGTGAATGGGGGACAAAGGGCGGCTCTTACATCGTTGATACGATGGGATCCGTTTTATCCTGGACCTTGAATATCGGGCTGGGACTTATTTTCGCAGTATATATGCTGCTTGATAAGGAACGTCTGATTTTACAGGGAAAACGCATGTTAAAAGCGTATGCTTCAGATGTATGGGTGGAGAGAACAACGTATGTAGGTAATGTCGCTGTTAAGACATTCAGTAATTTCTTTGTAGGCCAATTTATCGATGCCTTGATTTTGGGTGTTATGGTAGGCGTAACATTATGGCTGTTCAATATTGAGTATGCCACAACGATTGCGTGCGTTATCGGCCTCACAGGATTGATTCCTCTCCTCGGTATTTACATAGGTGGAGTGATGGGTGCTGTTATGTTGCTCACCGTCAACCCCATGGATGCATTATTGTATGTTGTTATCCTAGAGGTATTGCACCAAATTGAAAGTAATGTAATATATCCTAAGGTGGTGGGAAACTCTATCGGTCTGCCCGGACTGTGGGTGTTTGCAGCGGTTATCGTCGGTGCCAGTCTCATGGGGGTTATAGGGATGTTAGTAGGTGTACCTTTGGTGGCTACATGTTATAAATTGTTGATGGCCGATGTGGAGGCTCGATTGGCTTCAAACGAAGGTTTGTAA